A genomic stretch from Aedes albopictus strain Foshan chromosome 2, AalbF5, whole genome shotgun sequence includes:
- the LOC109399437 gene encoding cysteine-rich venom protein 6, whose product MKTTHRLVIVVCLTAVLISSGWAQASPDKDVPILTIVFTVPSGPKECGENEIYLECGSECPPTCINWRLRRRTTYCSSTCVPGCFCKVRYVRDNTDGSCILPRDCRRRLRTRGPEE is encoded by the exons ATGAAGACCACTCATCGTCTAGTCATCGTCGTGTGCTTGACGGCAGTTCTGATCTCCTCCGGTTGGGCTCAAGCTTCCCCCGACAAAG ACGTTCCCATTCTAACTATTGTGTTCACAGTTCCTTCCGGCCCTAAGGAATGCGGCGAGAATGAGATCTATCTTGAGTGCGGCAGCGAGTGTCCTCCGACCTGCATCAACTGGAGACTTCGACGCAGGACGACGTACTGCTCGAGCACGTGCGTTCCGGGGTGCTTCTGCAAGGTGAGATATGTGCGGGACAATACCGATGGAAGCTGCATTCTTCCTAGGGACTGCAGGAGGCGACTGCGAACCCGGGGACCGGAAGAGTAG